The Harpia harpyja isolate bHarHar1 chromosome 13, bHarHar1 primary haplotype, whole genome shotgun sequence genome contains a region encoding:
- the PCARE gene encoding photoreceptor cilium actin regulator — MGCTPSHSEIANTIARSGLKALNKPKSILRIDPGEKGIPLLVRGSSCYYIDEFHQYEIQRKEKEDKLSEEDKNDHLQLYSKAHSGPLISREDKKIERTATGAEVVMSELIESQKHITEAIQIRKQSSCESEASAFIWDDKNESNAKQIPKKGKKQKNHKLAKQGRPSKSKEKSVLAPCETEKKVDFPELLVKAHQSAYAYLNPNLSKYESILHMANQATQTQLFLQQMVTFLVLRFDEINQLLEEIANDGENLLKDVGGNLAWPAEKGDLKEHPDLLQQLLQYTVNKMQLLSGTLASLTSDALQETCSYLQSAASTLEGKLKAKQSFDERLLQTVRLLEASTVGSSPSQGDDRTLYSEDSGIGVDNESLKEFSALSQHGGQASCDSCAHGHLSQKHARTVEHVPDGTVSPGTAASHDCALERHFKDIFYSSVQSREATSCQGRVPGGISTMPQYASLSKSRSYNSFQSNSTQEGEHFKICESIDFPSDDDDDDDEGSTLGEDDDNTSLSEMGKDVLPRRSLSSPALADNTQRQSTKRTENAETEEIILKMKDAISEKIKFVPAKSRRKEWIEDESGRTVLTTRPSTATGSQKTFRKQQRSRSEESLRSQAEDPTLLELQRTQKELSKRLEMFYGKKDTDDNPEPWKSRTAPYLQDEQLMSRSSSKLKACLSKNFSILPNQDKVPLFTVDQNPAHQLDEKRGRKPLRATVPTQETSGGKEKEPPGAQTLSGSSCAPRQTVKKLIETFSPTDNLVKDAPLRSLGPIKCIRKFGLPVIPPTIPFQRGLAPLNLKHRISPVEDTNPLNTNGVSSGFPNAFPPAPATELSKKDTKEETGEDIESLPPPPPEMLTDTSFDLSEPEETARIEQNSSEDAKKPTKTELHATKRSQVSPKMKASLQSIDLLPSKNISGPSAIANKGLRNTGAGDEKLQRYSLELNPTNVHIPSQEEILATQRKEAADLYKQTHKIIPLQNPSGVSKPHSNSSESKEPNSPASSVQYQKHGSPDSLRRNEKGSAFARRVSPTRTPPSSPPTEKRLFSPPTHHRHSLQAFSNPQQSSPTTQRKPSPPSSPRVPSPPLQKKLPSPPPQRKPLSPPAGHRQSSPTPHRLLGSPAYRQDASPPPFPTAPSPPTSPSRSYKGPRAGLDAGDEHQLSSSKRGSNVRSIFCPATSSLFEARPPLVPTKAAVEVTSQPEASQISQKSSLLFRQPGDRTRKLSLSAASPQPFVRRSFSDRRPGVQFRLPAPLTAGSEPALNQASLEESPRKAGDSWNSPCVPEIKESNRSASHPELYVVGQGLQRD; from the exons ATGGGCTGCACACCTTCTCACAGTGAGATTGCTAATACTATTGCAAGAAGTGGTCTTAAGGCTTTGAATAAACCCAAAAGTATTTTGCGTATTGATCCAGGAGAGAAAGGAATCCCTCTGCTGGTTAGAGGTTCATCTTGCTACTATATTGATGAATTCCACCAATATGAGatccagaggaaagaaaaggaagataaacTATCAGAGGAGGACAAAAATGATCATTTGCAGTTATATTCCAAGGCTCATTCAGGTCCCCTGATTTCCAgggaagacaaaaaaattgaGAGGACAGCCACAGGTGCTGAAGTTGTTATGTCCGAACTGATTGAGTCTCAAAAACACATCACTGAGGCCATACAGATCAGAAAGCAAAGCTCCTGTGAATCAGAAGCATCAGCTTTCATTTGGGATGACAAGAATGAAAGCAATGCAAAGCAAAtcccaaagaaaggaaagaagcaaaaaaatcatAAGCTGGCAAAGCAAGGTCGACCTAGCAAAAGtaaagaaaagtctgttttgGCCCCGTGTGAGACAGAGAAAAAGGTAGATTTCCCAGAACTGCTTGTTAAGGCTCATCAGAGTGCATACGCCTACTTAAATCCCAACCTCTCCAAGTATGAATCTATACTTCACATGGCCAACCAGGCTACCCAAACTCAGCTCTTCCTACAGCAGATGGTAACCTTTTTGGTACTTCGCTTTGATGAAATCAACCAGCTCTTGGAAGAAATTGCCAATGATGGGGAAAATCTTCTCAAAGATGTAGGTGGGAATCTGGCATGGCCAGCAGAAAAAGGTGATTTGAAGGAGCACCCTGATCTCCTGCAACAACTACTGCAGTACACAGTCAATAAAATGCAGTTACTGAGTGGGACACTGGCCTCCCTCACCTCCGACGCCCTGCAGGAGACATGCAGCTACCTGCAGTCTGCTGCAAGCACCttggaaggaaaactgaaagcaaagcaaagctttgATGAGCGCCTGCTACAGACGGTAAGGCTGCTTGAAGCCTCAACAGTGGGATCCTCCCCGTCCCAAGGTGATGACAGGACTTTGTATTCTGAGGACAGTGGCATTGGCGTGGACAATGAATCCCTCAAAGAGTTCAGTGCTCTCAGCCAGCATGGAGGACAAGCAAGCTGTGATTCCTGTGCACATGGACATCTGTCTCAAAAGCATGCCAGAACAGTGGAGCACGTGCCTGATGGGACAGTGTCACCGGGCACAGCCGCATCCCATGACTGTGCCCTTGAAAGgcattttaaagatatattttattCATCTGTGCAGAGCAGGGAAGCGACTTCTTGTCAGGGTAGAGTACCAGGAGGCATTTCTACCATGCCCCAATATGCAAGCTTGAGCAAAAGCCGTTCCTATAACTCCTTCCAGTCTAACTCTACTCAGGAAGGTGAACATTTCAAAATCTGTGAATCAATAGATTTTCcttctgatgatgatgatgatgacgatgaAGGGAGCACCCTGGGGGAGGATGACGACAACACAAGTTTATCAGAAATGGGGAAGGATGTTCTGCCAAGGAGGTCCCTATCTTCGCCTGCACTTGCTGATAACACACAAAGGCAGTCCACCAAGAGGACAGAGAACGCAGAGACAGAGGAGATTATTCTGAAGATGAAAGATGCCATCAGTGAAAAAATTAAGTTTGTCCCAGCTAAATCCAGGCGTAAAGAATGGATAGAGGATGAGAGTGGAAGAACAGTCCTAACAACAAGGCCCAGTACAGCAACGGGCAGCCAGAAAACCTTCAGGAAACAGCAACGGTCCAGGTCAGAGGAGTCCCTCAGGAGCCAGGCAGAGGACCCGACCCTCCTAGAGCTTCAGAGAACTCAAAAAGAGCTCAGCAAAAGGCTGGAAATGTTTTATGGAAAGAAGGATACAGATGACAACCCAGAGCCTTGGAAGTCAAGAACAGCACCTTATCTGCAGGATGAGCAACTTATGTCTAGGTCCTCCAGCAAACTGAAGGCGTGCCTCTCAAAAAATTTCAGCATCCTGCCTAACCAGGATAAAGTCCCTTTGTTCACGGTTGATCAAAATCCTGCCCATCAGCTGGATGAAAAAAGAGGCAGGAAGCCTTTAAGAGCTACTGTGCCCACCCAGGAGACATCAGGAGGCAAAGAAAAGGAGCCTCCTGGAGCCCAAACGCTCAGTGGCAGCAGCTGTGCCCCCCGGCAGACTGTCAAAAAGCTTATCGAAACGTTCAGTCCTACTGACAACCTTGTAAAAGATGCACCTTTAAGATCTTTAGGACCAATAAAGTGCATCAGAAAATTTGGACTTCCAGTCATCCCACCCACCATTCCCTTTCAGAGAGGCCTGGCACCTTTAAATCTTAAGCATCGTATTTCCCCAGTAGAAGACACAAACCCTTTGAACACCAATGGAGTTTCTTCTGGCTTCCCAAATGCCTTTCCTCCTGCACCAGCTACAGAATTAAGCAAGAAGGACACAAAGGAAGAGACTGGCGAAGACATTGAGagcctgccaccaccaccacctgaaATGTTAACGGACACTTCTTTTGACTTATCTGAGCCTGAAGAAACTGCAAGAATAGAACAAAACTCTTCAGAAGACGCCAAAAAGCCCACCAAAACAGAACTTCATGCTACTAAGAGATCACAAGTTTCCCCAAAAATGAAAGCCTCCCTTCAGTCCATTGACTTATTGCCAAGTAAAAATATCAGCGGCCCCAGTGCAATTGCTAATAAAGGTCTAAGGAatactggagcaggggatgagaaACTGCAGAGGTACTCTCTGGAGCTGAACCCTACCAACGTGCACATCCCTAGCCAGGAGGAGATATTGGCAACCCAAAGAAAAGAGGCTGCAGATTTGTACAAGCAAACCCATAAAATTATTCCTCTTCAAAATCCCAGTGGGGTTTCAAAACCACACAGCAACAGCTCAGAGAGCAAAGAGCCCAATTCACCTGCGTCTTCAGTGCAATACCAGAAGCATGGTTCTCCCGATTCGCTCAGGAGAAACGAAAAAGGCTCAGCATTTGCCAGGAGGGTCTCCCCAACGAGaactcctccttcttctccaccAACTGAGAAACGGCTTTTCAGCCCCCCAACACACCACAGACACTCTCTGCAGGCTTTTAGCAACCCGCAACAGAGCTCACCCACCACGCAGAGGAAACCCAGTCCCCCCTCTAGCCCCAGGGTGCCCAGCCCACCCTTGCAGAAGAAGCTGCCCTCTCCACCACCCCAGCGAAAACCACTCAGCCCTCCCGCGGGACACAGGCAAAGCTCGCCGACGCCGCACCGGCTCCTGGGCTCCCCAGCCTACCGCCAAGATGCAAGCCCCCCTCCATTCCccactgccccctccccaccaacCTCCCCATCCCGCTCCTACAAGGGGCCAAGAGCTGGGCTGGATGCTGGGGACGAgcaccagctctcctcctccaAAAGGGGCAGCAATGTCCGTTCGATATTTTGCCCGGCCACCTCTTCCTTATTCGAAGCCAGACCTCCActggtacccaccaaagccgctgtGGAGGTGACCAGCCAGCCTGAAGCTTCACAGATTTCCCAAAAGAGCAGTCTGCTTTTCCGGCAGCCTGGAGACCGGACTAGAAAGCTGTCCCTGAGTGCTGCCAGTCCTCAGCCTTTCGTGAGGAGAAGTTTCTCTGACCGCCGACCAGGGGTCCAGTTTCGTCTTCCAGCTCCCCTAACAGCTGGCAGCGAACCTGCGCTTAACCAAGCAAG cttggAGGAGAGCCCTAGAAAAGCAGGCGACTCTTGGAACAGCCCTTGCGTTCCTGAAATCAAAGAGTCCAACAGATCTGCTTCCCACCCCGAGCTCTACGTTGTGGGccaggggctgcagagggacTGA